One segment of Niabella beijingensis DNA contains the following:
- a CDS encoding M60 family metallopeptidase: protein MPPDTNQVLATYPLSYEAQVIAYHNEDPSKEIYVPGIITGRYGNGKVLVVGSNAYLEPPLIQNPNIIQFWKNVFDWSGASGANAGFEMPGFERVVTMANTMNVSAGSLDPQRLSDNKVIFVTNEPVDQSYVQKLDAFVRDGGTLVYVSSLFEYNKKSDDHIFATKMDSLLLNAGLYHLANPIHSGSTDDTLRISAVPKYLIVDSILSNLANYRYYDLFYHKGAEVVPLTILKLIFFMAPKNAKTYRDLCELIEDPANKYSDTASLKKPLITAYWPDLFKYLNRVNRDYLAYEKDSTYKATTNGEFPGTVPDNASRITRKLQIRFSNKWSGLPEPDSSFRRLYSTGLYVAPGDMVTVTLSDIKDTSRRLMAQIGIHDDNVSDANEYYRNPFNLVRMFNLDKKELMIHSLYGGLLYFGIPVSDKGSVLNVAVTGAVEAPFFQLGKTTDKQWLQKVRQNPAPWAELATDKIILTVPSDSIRKLEHPQKLMQFWDEVMNANADLAFILKDRPHPERIIIDNNVKWGAMYTVPSKIVAPNDRSLTRLLNVQHLRDSGSWGHFHELGHRHQFDGLDFDDLGEVTVNLYTLYVYQTILGKDLYHARDGSPRDSILKAIKAYIAAPDYETWKRDPFLQLFTLYYPIIDTFGWKAIKKLNRSLRKLYNEQYGGRSLAPLYKKTDDERRNQYFVLLSKAIGRNLNVYFDTLRIPVSDRSKQQVADLPVWIPDLFKR, encoded by the coding sequence TTGCCACCGGATACCAACCAAGTGCTGGCAACTTACCCATTGAGCTATGAGGCACAGGTTATTGCTTACCACAACGAAGATCCTTCAAAAGAAATATATGTACCCGGAATTATAACTGGACGTTATGGAAATGGCAAGGTTTTAGTCGTAGGGAGCAATGCCTATCTGGAACCGCCGTTGATTCAAAATCCAAATATTATCCAGTTCTGGAAAAATGTTTTTGATTGGTCCGGGGCATCCGGTGCCAATGCCGGATTTGAGATGCCTGGATTTGAGCGGGTAGTTACCATGGCCAATACAATGAATGTTTCTGCAGGTAGTCTGGATCCGCAGCGACTGTCTGATAATAAAGTCATTTTTGTTACCAATGAGCCGGTCGATCAGTCATATGTGCAAAAGCTGGATGCATTTGTACGGGATGGAGGCACCTTAGTGTATGTATCCTCCCTTTTCGAGTATAATAAAAAGTCAGATGATCACATATTTGCAACAAAAATGGATAGCCTCTTGCTTAATGCTGGGTTGTACCATTTGGCAAATCCGATCCATTCAGGATCAACGGATGATACGCTGCGCATTTCAGCGGTCCCCAAGTACCTGATCGTGGATAGTATTCTTTCGAATCTGGCAAACTACAGGTACTATGATCTGTTTTATCACAAAGGTGCAGAGGTTGTGCCGTTGACGATTTTAAAATTGATCTTTTTTATGGCTCCCAAGAACGCCAAAACATATCGGGATCTTTGTGAACTGATAGAAGATCCCGCTAACAAGTATTCCGATACCGCATCACTGAAAAAGCCATTGATAACCGCCTATTGGCCGGACCTTTTTAAATATCTGAACCGGGTAAACAGAGATTATCTGGCCTATGAAAAGGACTCAACCTACAAAGCAACGACCAATGGAGAATTTCCGGGCACGGTGCCGGATAATGCTTCGCGGATAACCAGGAAACTGCAGATCAGATTTTCTAATAAATGGAGCGGATTGCCGGAACCGGATAGCTCATTCAGAAGGTTGTACAGTACCGGGCTGTATGTAGCCCCGGGTGATATGGTAACGGTTACCCTATCCGATATAAAAGACACCTCTCGGCGGCTAATGGCACAAATTGGAATACATGATGATAATGTATCGGATGCAAATGAATATTACAGGAATCCGTTTAACCTGGTAAGGATGTTTAATCTGGATAAGAAAGAATTAATGATCCACTCTCTATATGGGGGGCTTCTTTATTTCGGGATCCCAGTTTCAGATAAAGGAAGCGTTCTTAATGTTGCGGTTACCGGCGCTGTGGAAGCACCTTTTTTTCAGTTGGGGAAAACCACGGACAAACAATGGCTGCAAAAAGTGCGGCAAAACCCGGCTCCCTGGGCCGAACTGGCAACAGATAAAATTATTTTAACCGTTCCCTCGGATAGCATTCGCAAACTTGAGCATCCGCAAAAGTTAATGCAGTTTTGGGATGAAGTAATGAACGCCAATGCAGACCTGGCCTTTATTCTGAAAGATCGCCCGCACCCGGAGCGGATCATTATTGATAATAATGTTAAATGGGGCGCAATGTATACCGTACCGTCAAAGATTGTAGCGCCCAACGACCGTAGTTTAACCAGACTTCTGAATGTGCAGCATTTGCGAGACTCTGGAAGCTGGGGACATTTTCACGAACTGGGACATCGGCACCAGTTCGATGGTCTTGATTTTGATGATTTGGGCGAGGTGACCGTGAATTTGTATACATTGTACGTATATCAAACAATTTTAGGTAAGGATCTTTATCACGCCAGGGACGGGTCCCCGCGGGATAGCATCCTGAAAGCGATCAAAGCATACATTGCGGCACCCGATTATGAAACCTGGAAAAGGGATCCGTTTTTACAACTCTTTACACTCTATTATCCGATTATTGACACTTTTGGCTGGAAGGCGATCAAGAAGTTAAACCGGTCGTTACGGAAACTTTACAATGAACAATATGGCGGCCGAAGCCTGGCACCACTCTACAAAAAAACGGATGATGAGCGCCGGAACCAG
- a CDS encoding aldo/keto reductase translates to MEYRFLGGTGFSVSAISFGCMSLTNSNRKDGMQLLREAVARGINFFDTADLYEKGDNERLVGEALKPMRSKIFLATKAGNQWRADGSGWDWNPRRDYILDCAEKSLKRLQTDYIDLYQLHGGTIEDNIDETIEAFELLKQQGKIRYYGISSIRPNVISEYVKRSSIESVMLQYSLLDRRPEEAVLGLLKEKNKGVLVRGALAQGLLIDKPAREYLDQPAASVQQLQQALREPAGRYPPGQLALQYVLQNPAVTTVVAGVRTAGQLQDLLEALEPVPAAVTERLAAVLPPQKYTQHR, encoded by the coding sequence ATGGAATATCGTTTTTTAGGCGGCACCGGGTTTTCTGTTTCCGCCATCAGCTTTGGCTGTATGTCGTTAACAAACAGCAACAGGAAAGACGGCATGCAGTTGCTCCGGGAAGCCGTTGCGCGCGGAATCAATTTTTTTGATACGGCGGACCTTTATGAAAAAGGTGACAATGAGCGACTGGTTGGCGAAGCGTTGAAACCCATGCGGAGTAAAATTTTCCTGGCTACAAAAGCAGGCAATCAATGGAGGGCGGATGGCTCCGGCTGGGACTGGAACCCGCGCCGGGACTATATCTTAGACTGTGCGGAAAAGAGCCTGAAACGGTTGCAGACCGATTATATTGATCTGTACCAACTGCATGGGGGCACGATTGAGGACAATATCGATGAAACCATTGAAGCGTTTGAATTACTGAAGCAACAGGGAAAGATCCGGTATTATGGCATCAGCAGCATCCGTCCCAATGTAATCAGCGAGTATGTGAAACGTTCTTCCATTGAATCGGTAATGTTGCAGTACAGCCTGCTTGACCGGCGCCCGGAGGAGGCGGTACTGGGATTACTAAAGGAAAAAAATAAAGGAGTTTTAGTAAGAGGTGCACTGGCACAGGGCCTTTTGATCGACAAGCCTGCCCGGGAATACCTGGATCAGCCGGCGGCATCGGTGCAGCAGTTGCAGCAGGCGTTGCGCGAGCCGGCAGGCCGTTATCCGCCGGGGCAGCTGGCACTGCAGTATGTGTTGCAAAACCCGGCAGTGACCACGGTAGTAGCCGGTGTACGCACAGCCGGACAGTTGCAGGACCTGCTGGAGGCCCTGGAGCCGGTACCGGCAGCAGTTACGGAAAGGCTGGCAGCGGTATTACCCCCGCAAAAATATACGCAGCACCGGTAA
- a CDS encoding glycoside hydrolase family 10 protein has protein sequence MTSIRFILTGLVFTFLCNCCFAQQPEYEFRGVWIATVLGIDWPPQKATVAEQKAEFIRQLDLHKCNGMNAIIAQVRPSGDAFYPSPYEPWSQWLTGVQGRAPVPFYDPLAFMIQETHKRGMEFHAWLNPYRAEFRIGASSIASDNMIRKRPDWFVTYGTTRYFNPSNKQVQQFVIDVVKDIVRRYDIDGIHMDDYFYPYPIGSKPFPDDYAYKKSGTTLSKADWRRSNVDSMIRNLDIAIKGIKPWCKFGISPFAVWRNASQDPAGSPTKAGMTNYDDLYADILLWLKMGWIDYVTPQLYREIGDHLIPYETMVDWWAKHSYGRHVYIGHGIYRYYETNANWKKPSQIPQQIRILRNNPRIQGSVYFNSKSFDKNPAGWNDSLRNNYYRIPAKIPPMNWLPKKPDN, from the coding sequence ATGACATCGATCCGTTTTATCCTTACCGGGCTTGTTTTTACATTCCTTTGCAATTGCTGCTTTGCACAGCAGCCCGAATATGAATTCCGTGGTGTTTGGATTGCCACGGTACTGGGCATCGACTGGCCGCCGCAGAAGGCCACGGTGGCTGAGCAAAAGGCGGAATTCATCCGCCAGCTCGACCTGCACAAATGCAATGGAATGAATGCGATCATCGCACAGGTACGGCCCAGCGGCGACGCGTTTTACCCATCGCCTTATGAACCCTGGAGCCAGTGGCTGACCGGTGTGCAGGGGAGGGCCCCTGTTCCGTTTTATGATCCTCTCGCCTTTATGATACAGGAAACACACAAACGGGGTATGGAGTTTCATGCATGGCTGAATCCTTACCGGGCAGAATTCAGAATAGGCGCTTCTTCTATCGCTTCAGATAATATGATCCGCAAAAGACCGGATTGGTTTGTTACCTATGGCACCACCCGCTATTTTAACCCTTCCAATAAACAGGTACAGCAATTTGTGATCGATGTGGTAAAGGATATTGTACGCCGTTATGATATTGACGGCATCCATATGGACGATTATTTTTATCCTTATCCCATCGGTAGCAAACCGTTCCCGGACGATTATGCGTATAAAAAATCCGGAACCACCCTCAGCAAAGCAGACTGGAGAAGAAGCAATGTAGATTCTATGATCAGGAACCTGGACATCGCAATAAAAGGTATAAAACCCTGGTGCAAGTTCGGGATCAGCCCCTTTGCCGTGTGGAGAAATGCCTCACAGGATCCGGCAGGCAGCCCTACAAAAGCGGGCATGACCAACTACGATGATCTTTATGCCGACATCCTGCTGTGGCTGAAAATGGGGTGGATCGACTATGTAACCCCGCAACTGTACCGGGAGATCGGCGATCACCTGATCCCTTATGAAACCATGGTGGACTGGTGGGCAAAGCACAGCTACGGCCGCCACGTGTATATCGGGCACGGTATTTACCGTTACTATGAAACCAATGCCAACTGGAAAAAACCTTCCCAGATTCCCCAACAGATTAGAATATTGCGAAATAATCCCAGGATCCAGGGTAGTGTGTATTTTAACAGCAAAAGCTTTGATAAGAACCCGGCCGGATGGAACGATTCCCTGAGGAATAATTATTACCGCATCCCGGCAAAGATCCCTCCAATGAACTGGCTGCCAAAAAAGCCAGATAATTAA
- the asnS gene encoding asparagine--tRNA ligase — MFNKRIKIKELLQQEPAEQQVTVMGWVRTFRNNQFIALNDGTTNTNLQVVATLGAFDESLLKRITTSASLKVTGTVVPSVGKGQKLEVKAESIEILGDSDAEAYPLQPKKHSLEFLREKAHLRFRTNTFGAVFRVRHALAFAVHKFFNDKGFVYLHTPIITASDAEGAGEMFRVTTLPFENTPKNEDGSINFKEDFFGKSTNLTVSGQLEGELGATAFGEIYTFGPTFRAENSNTARHLAEFWMIEPEMAFYDLEDNANLAEEFIKYIIRYALENNREDLDFLAQRLTDEEKQLPQDKRSDMGLIEKLEFVLNNDFQRLSYTEAIEILKESNHNKKKKFQYPVTGWGMDLQSEHERYLVEKHFKKPVILMNYPASIKAFYMRINDDGKTVAAMDILAPGIGEIVGGSQREERLDVLVKKMEQMNIPQEELSWYLDTRRFGTVPHAGFGLGFERMIQFVTGMSNIRDVIAFPRTPKSAEF; from the coding sequence ATGTTTAACAAAAGGATTAAAATTAAAGAACTCCTGCAACAGGAGCCGGCAGAACAGCAAGTAACAGTAATGGGATGGGTACGTACCTTCAGGAATAATCAGTTCATTGCCCTGAATGACGGAACCACCAATACCAATCTGCAGGTAGTGGCCACCCTGGGAGCATTTGATGAATCCTTGTTAAAACGGATCACCACATCGGCATCCCTGAAGGTGACCGGCACGGTGGTGCCTTCTGTGGGAAAAGGCCAGAAACTGGAAGTGAAAGCGGAGTCGATCGAAATCCTGGGTGATTCGGATGCGGAGGCTTATCCGCTGCAGCCTAAGAAACATTCCCTGGAATTCCTGCGGGAAAAAGCGCACCTGCGGTTCCGTACCAATACCTTCGGGGCTGTTTTTCGTGTAAGGCATGCACTGGCCTTCGCTGTGCACAAGTTTTTTAACGACAAGGGATTTGTTTACCTGCACACACCAATTATTACCGCCAGCGATGCCGAGGGCGCCGGGGAAATGTTCCGTGTAACGACATTACCCTTTGAAAATACACCCAAAAATGAAGATGGGTCGATCAATTTTAAGGAAGATTTTTTTGGAAAATCGACAAATTTAACAGTAAGTGGTCAATTAGAAGGAGAATTAGGGGCAACAGCCTTTGGTGAGATCTATACGTTTGGCCCTACATTCCGTGCGGAAAACAGCAATACGGCCCGGCATCTGGCCGAGTTCTGGATGATTGAACCGGAGATGGCGTTCTATGACCTGGAGGATAATGCCAACCTTGCTGAAGAATTTATTAAGTATATTATCCGTTATGCCCTGGAAAACAACCGGGAAGATCTTGATTTTCTTGCCCAGCGCCTGACAGATGAAGAAAAACAGCTGCCCCAGGATAAACGCAGCGACATGGGATTGATTGAAAAGCTGGAATTTGTACTGAATAACGACTTTCAGCGTCTGTCTTATACCGAGGCGATCGAGATCCTGAAGGAAAGTAATCACAACAAGAAAAAGAAATTCCAGTACCCCGTAACCGGCTGGGGCATGGATCTTCAGAGCGAACATGAGCGTTACCTGGTGGAGAAGCATTTTAAAAAGCCGGTGATACTGATGAACTATCCGGCGTCCATCAAGGCGTTTTATATGCGCATTAATGATGATGGAAAGACCGTGGCGGCCATGGATATCCTGGCACCCGGGATCGGAGAGATTGTGGGCGGCTCCCAGCGGGAAGAGCGGCTGGATGTGTTGGTGAAAAAAATGGAACAGATGAATATTCCCCAGGAAGAATTGTCCTGGTACCTGGATACCCGCCGCTTTGGTACGGTTCCGCATGCGGGTTTTGGGCTTGGCTTTGAGCGGATGATCCAGTTTGTAACCGGAATGAGCAATATCAGGGATGTGATCGCCTTTCCGCGGACGCCCAAAAGCGCCGAGTTTTAA
- a CDS encoding MarR family winged helix-turn-helix transcriptional regulator codes for MSIEEKINQRQFKSSYHRLALNLIYTTSSLQAFLKEGFKKEDVTVQQYNILRILRGSYPKPLSTLQIRARMMDKMSDTSRIVDRLVLKKMVTKSINHIDHRLVDVVITQEGLEKLALLDQTDDNIAAFFGTVSTEEAEKISKMLDKLHR; via the coding sequence ATGTCCATTGAGGAAAAAATAAACCAGCGGCAGTTTAAGAGCAGCTATCACAGACTGGCCTTAAATCTTATATATACCACCAGCAGTCTCCAGGCTTTTTTAAAAGAAGGCTTTAAAAAAGAGGACGTGACCGTACAGCAATACAACATCCTGCGGATCCTGAGGGGCAGTTATCCCAAACCCTTATCCACCTTGCAGATACGGGCAAGGATGATGGATAAAATGAGCGATACCAGCCGCATTGTGGATCGCCTGGTACTGAAAAAAATGGTCACAAAAAGCATCAACCATATAGATCACCGGCTGGTGGATGTGGTGATCACACAGGAGGGACTGGAAAAGCTGGCCCTGCTGGACCAGACCGATGATAATATTGCAGCATTTTTTGGTACGGTAAGCACGGAAGAAGCGGAGAAGATCAGCAAAATGCTTGATAAGTTGCATCGCTGA